Proteins encoded in a region of the Manduca sexta isolate Smith_Timp_Sample1 chromosome 1, JHU_Msex_v1.0, whole genome shotgun sequence genome:
- the LOC115453431 gene encoding protein artemis: MFLFRIPNKTILYTGDFRIRQNDVHKYLQLHKKGDPIKIDVMYVDTTFIDHDHPEFAKRSDSVEEMLENIDVWLKEDEYNRVAIHTSAEYGYEFVFNKIYKRLGEKVAVDGGIWQLYKCFPDLLPALKNDDNDPKIHLCRRIWDKNDCKHNNNIQNRYLSVFFSARSWKNYDEETKSCEISGPDVIKVLYATHCSRSELLYFVNYLDPVKIIGFPNPYVPRIKETNYKDSFTPSPKKKKLEAAEEVTVKRKVDRKLLEEMFGV; encoded by the exons ATGTTCCTATTCAGAATACCAAACAAGACCATTCTATACACTGGAGACTTTAGAATCCGCCAAAATGACGTTCACAAATACTTACAACTTCACAAGAAGGGGGATCCGATTAAAATTGATGTGATGTACGTCGACACTACATTTATAGACCATGACCATCCTGAATTTGCTAAAAGAAGCGACAGTGTTGAAGAAATGTTGGAGAATATTGATGTATGGTTGAAAGAGGATGAGTATAACAGAGTAGCAATCCATACTTCAGCGGAATATGGTTATGAATTTGtgttcaataaaatttacaagCGTTTGGGGGAGAAAGTGGCTGTTGATGGGGGTATATGGCAGTTGTATAA GTGTTTCCCAGATCTACTCCCAGCCTTGAAAAACGATGACAATGATCCAAAAATACATCTATGTAGACGGATATGGgataaaaatgattgtaaacataacaataacatacaaaacAGATACCTATCGGTGTTTTTCTCAGCAAGATCTTGGAAGAATTATGACGAAGAGACAAAATCCTGCGAGATTTCTGGCCCAGACGTGATCAAAGTATTGTACGCAACGCATTGTAGTAGAAGTGAATTGCTGTACTTCGTAAATTATTTGGATCCAGTGAAGATCATTGGATTTCCGAATCCCTATGTTCCTAGAATCAAGGAAACCAATTATAAGGACAG CTTTACTCCTTCACCGAAGAAGAAGAAGTTAGAGGCAGCAGAAGAAGTGACGGTGAAGAGAAAAGTTGACAGAAAACTGTTAGAAGAAATGTTTGGGGTTTGA